GCTCTAAAGTAATATTTTTTTATAAGCTTCTTAAGAGAAATTAATATTGTATCTTATTCTTATAAATCATTTCCTATATATATAAGTATATTTTCTGAATATTGCCAACTATTTTTATTGTGCATCTTTTATCAAAGCCCTTGATTTTATTTTTTAGCATGCTATAATAACTTTTGTCCAAAAGATAGAATACTATTTTCCCACTCCCCCTTAGTATTTATCTTATAAAATAAACCTATCCGATTTTCGGATAGGTTTTTTGCATTACATATTGCTTGGTGCAGGCGATTTTACAACTATTAGCTCTAAAGTATCTTCATCAAGATTTTTTACGTTCATTTTTATTCCTTTAGGAATTTTTAATAAATTTCCAGAATCATATTTATGAACTCCTTGATTATCTAAATCTATCGATAATTTTCCTCTTATTACTGACATATATACATTTGAATTTGAATAATGTTCAGGAAGACCTTCTTCCTTATTAAATACCATGTGAATATAATGTACGTTTTCATCCATAATTAATTTTTCTACAGCCTTTTCATTACCAGTTGAAAATTTAAATACTTGTTCTACCATAAATTTTTCCTCCTAATATATTATATTATTCAATAGACACTTTATTTTTTTTTCAAAATTTACTCACTAGGAATATCCTCAGTGCTCAAATATCTATTAAATATATATCCCATAATAAAAATTGCAATAACAGTGAAAGCCCACCTTATAGCCATGAATTTTACTCCTAAAAATTTAGCTTCATTTGCTAGCATTGGTAGTTTTACTACTGCCCAAGAGCTAAGAACAATAACTACATTTCCTAAACTAGCACCTTTGTCTAGCAGCATTTTAGAAATCGGAAAAGCTGCATATATCGGACCTGCTGAAATACTTCCTAAAAACAGAGCTAATATATTTCCTTTCAATCCTGAGTCAAAGCCAAATCCTTTTATTATAGCTTCCTTTGGTATAAGTGCATCCAATACTACAGTAAGAAGATACACCACTGGCATAATCATAATCATTTCTACTAAATAATATGTGCTATTACTAATAGCTTTTGTTGCTTTCTCTGGATTTGATATTAATAACACTATATAGACTAAGGCTACAAATATTAGAGTCTTATTTTTTCGCATAAATTTATTTATCTTCATAATATTACCCCCATCACTAAAGCTATAGCTATGGCAAATACAAAGCTAAGAGCATTCCTCAGCAATGCAAATTTAAAGCCAAACTTTTTCTTCTCAAGAGGAAAAGTAACTACCCCTACCATTGTTAAGGTAGTCAAAAATGCTACAGCTGGTACTATGCTGGCACCTGCATCTACTAATGAGCCTACAAGTGGAAAAGCTACAAATGCAGGAATAAGAGTAACGCTTCCTGCTAGTGCAGATATAATTGTTACAAGTGGAGATTTTGATGACCCAAGAAAAGCTTTTATTGTCTCAGGTGGAATAAATGTCAGTACCAATCCAATTAAAAAGATAATGCCTAATATCTCTCCTATCATATTTTTCATCATACTTTTAGACTTTTTCATTGCGATAATAGTTTTTTTCTTGTCTTTAGTAATTGATATTCCAAATAATATAATTGATATTGCCCAAAAACTAAGTGTAAATATATCCATACTCTCCCCCATTCTTACTTTTAAAACTAATTTACTCAAAGCTATTTTCATTCTTGCTTTACAAAAAGTATATCAGTATAATTATATAAAAAGAGTTACCAAGGTAACACATGGAGAAAATAATGAAAACAATTATAAAGAAATTAGAGGGGCTTTCACTTATAGATACTGTTTCTGATAAGGATCTAGAATATTACTTAAAATCCGGGCAGCTAAAGCTAGTCAAATATAAAAAAAATAGCATAATTCACTTTGATTCTGAAAAGTGCTTAAAGGTTGAAATTCTAGTATCTGGCAGAGTAGTGGTAAACAGAATAGATGAGGATGGGAATTTACTCAATGTGACTGAGTTTATAAGAGATGATTTAATAGGAGGCAATTTGATTTTTTCTAAAAATCCTTATTATCCTATGACTGTAGAAACTCATACAGATTCTGAGCTTCTAGAAATAGATAAAAAGCTTTTGTTTATGCTTTTATCTGAAAATGTAAACTTTCTAAAAATATTCTTAGAGCTTATATCAGACAATGCAATGATGCTTGGTGATAAAATCAAACATTATGTAAGTAAGACTATAAGACAAAGCTTATTAAACTATTTTGACTACGAATCTAAAAAGCAAAATACCAATATCATAAAACTTAATATAACTAAAAAAGCTCTCGCTGAGAAAATAGGAGTTAGCCGTACCTCTATTTCACGAGAGCTTGCAAAAATGAAAGCTGAAGCTTTAATTGACTACTCTAAAAATCAAATTAAACTTCTTTACCTAGATTCTAAATAATATTTTTTGACTTTAGTATTTTTAGAAAGATATCAATTCCATCTAAAAGCACCTCTGGTTCAAAATCGAATTCATGAGTGTGAAGTCCATGAATATGACCAAGCTCCTCATTCTGACTTCCTAGCATAAAGAACAGACCTTGTACTTCCTTTTGGTAATATGAAAAATCTTCAGATATCATCAAATAATCAAGGTCTATATATTTAAGTGATTCGTCAGAAGTAATAAGGCTTTTAAACTGCTCATAAAGAGCTTCATCGTTGTTCACTGCAGGATAATCGTCATTTGTATTTACAGTTATAGTACAATTATGAGCTAATTCTAAGCCTTTTGCTATACTTATAACTCTAGCTTTGATAAAGTCATATACTTCATCTGAAAAAACTCTAAGAGTAGCTTCTAGATTTACTTTATCACATATGATATTTCGTCTGCTTCCGCCATGAATACTTCCAAATGTCAATACGGCTGGATTTATAGGGCTGACCTCTCTTGAAATAATCCCCTGTACCATATTTAAAAACTGACTTGCTATTAAAATAGCATCCTTGCCTTTATGAGGCGCTGCACCATGAGCGGCTTTTCCTAAAATTTCAACATCTATTTCACATATTCTTGCTAAAAAAGGACCTTTTTTACAGCCTATTTCTCCTTTTTTAAGCTCGGGATATATATGAAGTCCGTAAATTTCATCTATATTGTAATCTGTCATTAGGTTATTTTCTATCATAGGTTGAGCTCCGCCTGGTGCTTCCTCCGCAGGCTGAAATATAAATACTATATTATCTTTTGGAATTATTTTATTTGTTTTTATGTAATTTAGTAGTCCAAAAAGGATTGTCATATGCCCATCATGACCACAAAGGTGCTTGATTTGATTATTGCTGTTTAGAGCATCCATGTCCGCTCTAAAAGCAATAGTTTTACTTGGATCTGATCCTTTAATCATTCCTGAAACTGAAGTTTCAATATGGCTTTTATATGCATATCCCATCTTGTCTAGCTCATTTTTTATGTAAGCAGAAGTTTTATATTCCTGCATGCCTAGCTCAGGCATAGCATTTAAATTTGCTCTCGTGGATTTTAGGTAACTGATGAACTCATCATTAAAATTCCAAATATAATCTCTATTCATAAATACCTCCCGTTATATTTTTGATTTTGGAAAAGCACTGCTATGATTTTAATATCACGGCAGTGCTTTTAGCTTACTCTTTATCTTCGTTTGTAACAGCAAACACATAAGGTATGTTTCTGTAATAATCTCCATAGTTTAGTCCATAACCAACTACAAATTTATCTTCAATAGTAAAGCCTACATAATCTGGCTCCATGAATATTTGTCTTCTGCTTGGTTTATCTAAAAGAACACATGAGGTTAGACTCTTTGGATTCTTGGATTTTAGATGCTCTAAAACAAAATTCATAGTAATTCCAGAGTCTACTATATCATCTACTACCATAACATCATATTCTTCTAAATCATCAGTAATATCAGCTTTCATTTGAACTTTTCCACTTGAAGTATCTGAATGTCCATAGCTAGATGTAGTCATAAATCCAATTTTAACAGGAATCGAAATCTTTCTTACTAAATCAGCTGTAAAAACAAAGCTACCTTTTAGTAATGATATAACATATAAGTTTTTGCCCTTATATTCCTCACTAATTTGTTTTCCCATTTCAGTAATTCTTTGATTGATTTCTTCCTCAGAACATAGAACTTCCCATACTTTTTTATCAATATCCATTTCAAACCTCCATTAAAATTGTAATTCCATGACAAAATTAATCATATTTATTTATATCTGTTTTTTTTTGACTAATCCTTATTTCTCTAAGTACCTTTAAAATTTGGTTTAAGGTGTATTGGATGCTTATTAATATTATAAACAAAACTGCAATCAAAGTTATCAAAACATTGTTATCCACTTTACATCCCGCCTTAAATATTTAAAAAAAAGACTAGGTTTCCCTAGTCTTTATGAAATTTTAGTTCCTAAATAAATATATTTTTTCTTAGTAACCGTTTCAACTGTTCCATCTAAGCCAAAGTCTCTAAGCTTATTCGACAGTTCATCAGGATTGTAGTATTTACAGTATTCTCCTCTTATCATTGACTTAATTGACTCCACTTTATAAGACATACAATTACAGTCATTTTCCTTTATAAGAAGCTGTCCACTATTTTTTAGCACCCTTACAATTTCTTTTAATACTCTTTTTTCATCTTTAAAGCTGTTAAAACTCTCCAAAAAAATTACTTTATCGAAATATTCGTCTTGAAATGGCATATTATCGATGTTGCCACTTATAAACTCACAGCTTTCATTTAATAAATAATTGGTAGTATCTAAAGCCTGGTCCTCACATTGAAGTATCTTTACCTCTGCCCCCATCTTCCTGATGTATTTGCCAATATTTTTGATATTCCCAAGTAGCAATACCCTCTCACCAAGTGATGGATTCACAACAGTAATGATATCTTCTAAAGAATCTTCTTTTTCATGAGCTAAATTTTTTTTAAGACTTCGTATACACTCAATCTCCATTTTTGACATTTCTACAGTTTCACCCTCTAATTATCATAATGTAATAATGTACATATTAATTATATCATACTATTTAATACTTTTCATCTTGGAAAGCCCAAAACGAGAATATTACTATTATAATCAAGGGCATGCAAAATATCAATCATAAAAAGCTATTATTTAAAATAAATATATTGATATATTTTTCTGTTAATGGCACAATAATCATTGTAATATAATATACGTCAAATTATGAGGTGGTATAGTGTTTGAAAAGTCATCTGAAGAACTTGCTTTAAATAAGTTATATATTCTATATATATTAAATAAAATGCAGCTTCCTCTTACTAATGGTCAAATAACAAATATATTTATAGAAAATGATTTGCTCGATTATTTTTCTCTTCAGGAGTACTTATATCAGCTTAAGGAAGCTGAGCTTGTCAACTTAACAAGCAAAAACAATCTAGACTACTATTCAATTTCTGAAAAAGGGAAAATTGCGCTTAATTATTTTACTAATAGAATAGATAGTGATAAAAAAGAAAGCCTAGATATATTTGTACACAAAAACAAAGAAAATATAATAAGAGATAGAGAGGTTAAGGCAGAATTTAAAAAACTAGCTGACGGACAGTTTGATGTAAAGCTAGAGATTATAGATAACAACCGTCCCTATATCAGCATATCTTTAAATGTGCCTACTAACAAAACTGCCAATATCATAGCTGAAAACTGGAAAAATAACGCATCAAATTTATATAGCTCAATAATAGAAACCTTAATTAAAAAACCATAAACGACTCAGGAGGATCCCATGCTAAAATATAAAACTCAAGGAACTTGCTCAAGAGAAATAATCTTCGATATAGAAAACAATACTATTAAATCTGCAGAATTCGTAGGAGGATGTCCAGGTAATCTGATTGGAATTTCATCTTTAGTTAAAGATATGGATATTCACGAGGCTATCACTAGACTTGAAGGAATCACCTGCGGAAATAAAACAACCTCATGTCCTGACCAGCTTTCCAATGCTCTTAAAGAATATCTTAAAACAAGCTTCGAAATAGCTTAATCTATTTTCATAAAAAATGCCTCCAAAGATAAAGTCATAATTTAAATAAATTAGACCATATCTTTTGGAGGCATCATATAATTATAGGCTCAGTTTTTTAATATCAATTCTAAAGAGAATCATTCATTTTATTAATTAGAGTTCTTACTTCCCCTATCATATAAAGCGAACCCGCATAAACTATGGCTTCTTTTTCTCCACTTATCATACTTGCTTTTTCTACAGCATCTTTAA
This region of Acetoanaerobium noterae genomic DNA includes:
- a CDS encoding cupin domain-containing protein, yielding MVEQVFKFSTGNEKAVEKLIMDENVHYIHMVFNKEEGLPEHYSNSNVYMSVIRGKLSIDLDNQGVHKYDSGNLLKIPKGIKMNVKNLDEDTLELIVVKSPAPSNM
- a CDS encoding permease, with the protein product MKINKFMRKNKTLIFVALVYIVLLISNPEKATKAISNSTYYLVEMIMIMPVVYLLTVVLDALIPKEAIIKGFGFDSGLKGNILALFLGSISAGPIYAAFPISKMLLDKGASLGNVVIVLSSWAVVKLPMLANEAKFLGVKFMAIRWAFTVIAIFIMGYIFNRYLSTEDIPSE
- a CDS encoding permease; protein product: MDIFTLSFWAISIILFGISITKDKKKTIIAMKKSKSMMKNMIGEILGIIFLIGLVLTFIPPETIKAFLGSSKSPLVTIISALAGSVTLIPAFVAFPLVGSLVDAGASIVPAVAFLTTLTMVGVVTFPLEKKKFGFKFALLRNALSFVFAIAIALVMGVIL
- a CDS encoding Crp/Fnr family transcriptional regulator, with the translated sequence MKTIIKKLEGLSLIDTVSDKDLEYYLKSGQLKLVKYKKNSIIHFDSEKCLKVEILVSGRVVVNRIDEDGNLLNVTEFIRDDLIGGNLIFSKNPYYPMTVETHTDSELLEIDKKLLFMLLSENVNFLKIFLELISDNAMMLGDKIKHYVSKTIRQSLLNYFDYESKKQNTNIIKLNITKKALAEKIGVSRTSISRELAKMKAEALIDYSKNQIKLLYLDSK
- a CDS encoding amidohydrolase, translated to MNRDYIWNFNDEFISYLKSTRANLNAMPELGMQEYKTSAYIKNELDKMGYAYKSHIETSVSGMIKGSDPSKTIAFRADMDALNSNNQIKHLCGHDGHMTILFGLLNYIKTNKIIPKDNIVFIFQPAEEAPGGAQPMIENNLMTDYNIDEIYGLHIYPELKKGEIGCKKGPFLARICEIDVEILGKAAHGAAPHKGKDAILIASQFLNMVQGIISREVSPINPAVLTFGSIHGGSRRNIICDKVNLEATLRVFSDEVYDFIKARVISIAKGLELAHNCTITVNTNDDYPAVNNDEALYEQFKSLITSDESLKYIDLDYLMISEDFSYYQKEVQGLFFMLGSQNEELGHIHGLHTHEFDFEPEVLLDGIDIFLKILKSKNII
- the hpt gene encoding hypoxanthine phosphoribosyltransferase, coding for MDIDKKVWEVLCSEEEINQRITEMGKQISEEYKGKNLYVISLLKGSFVFTADLVRKISIPVKIGFMTTSSYGHSDTSSGKVQMKADITDDLEEYDVMVVDDIVDSGITMNFVLEHLKSKNPKSLTSCVLLDKPSRRQIFMEPDYVGFTIEDKFVVGYGLNYGDYYRNIPYVFAVTNEDKE
- a CDS encoding class I SAM-dependent methyltransferase, whose product is MSKMEIECIRSLKKNLAHEKEDSLEDIITVVNPSLGERVLLLGNIKNIGKYIRKMGAEVKILQCEDQALDTTNYLLNESCEFISGNIDNMPFQDEYFDKVIFLESFNSFKDEKRVLKEIVRVLKNSGQLLIKENDCNCMSYKVESIKSMIRGEYCKYYNPDELSNKLRDFGLDGTVETVTKKKYIYLGTKIS
- a CDS encoding DUF4364 family protein, which encodes MFEKSSEELALNKLYILYILNKMQLPLTNGQITNIFIENDLLDYFSLQEYLYQLKEAELVNLTSKNNLDYYSISEKGKIALNYFTNRIDSDKKESLDIFVHKNKENIIRDREVKAEFKKLADGQFDVKLEIIDNNRPYISISLNVPTNKTANIIAENWKNNASNLYSSIIETLIKKP
- a CDS encoding TIGR03905 family TSCPD domain-containing protein, producing MLKYKTQGTCSREIIFDIENNTIKSAEFVGGCPGNLIGISSLVKDMDIHEAITRLEGITCGNKTTSCPDQLSNALKEYLKTSFEIA